AGGTGCGCCACTTCATGGATCACCATGTCGCGCACGTAGAACGGCATCGACTCGTTCGTCTCGGCCGCAAGTGTGATAAAATTCGTTTCGAAATCGTAGGCGCGGGCGTACCACGACAGATAATATGGGTCGATGAGGATGCAATGCCCGCCGATCCCCGGACCCGGGAAGAACGGCATGAAGCCGAACGGCTTGGTGGCAGCGGCCTCGACGACCTCCCACATATTGATGCCGCCCATGCGGTCGCAGAGCTTCGCCAGCTCGTTGACGAGCGCTATATTCACCGAGCGGAAGATGTTCTCCAAGAGCTTCTCCATCTCGGCAACCTTGGGGCTCGAGACAGCGATCACCTTCGCGATGATCTGCTCGTTGGCAAGTACCGCAAGCTTCGTGCAATCGGCGCTGACGCCGCCGCAGACGATCGGCGTGTTGGCCGTATTAAACTTCTGATTACCCGGATCGATACGCTCGGGACTGAACGCAAGGAAGATCTCATCGCCGACCTTCTTCCCCGTTGCTTCCAGGATCGGCTGCACGAGGCCTTCGGTCGTGTTCGGGTAGGTGGTGGACTTCAGGATGATGAGCTGCCCCGCGCGAAGATTCGCGGCGATGGATTCGGCAGCGCTCTTGATGAACGAGACGTCGGGTTCTTTATTGTCGGTGAACGGGGTCGGGACGCAGATATAGATCACGTCGAGCTCGCCCGAACCATCGAAGTTCGCTTGCGCCGAGAACATGCCCGTCTTCACGACATCAGCAACGACGGCGTCGCTGATATCCTGAATGTAGTTCTTGCCTTGGGCGAGCGAATCCGTCTTGCGGCGGTCGAGGTCGATGCCGACGGTGCGGAAGCCTTTGGTGGCGAATTCCACCCCGAGCGGAAGCCCGACGTACCCCAGACCGACAACGCCGATCCGGGCCGTTTTCGACCTCAGCTTCTCTTCAAGAGCCTGTGCGTACTTGTTCACAAAATCCAACGTGCCAAAAGGTTATCCAACAGCAACATGGGCCAAAACCTCCCCATCCGGCCCCCGGAGGAATCTGTAACGGCAAGGGGGGGGATTCGTTACGGGAAGAGCGGTTGGGGCCATCTTTTTGACCATTTTTGCCCTTCCGGTGGCTGAAGGCACCCCTGAGCCCGACAGCAATGCCCAGTCGAGGCCAAAATGACGCATCTTGGGTGCCTATTTCCACAAATATTGTGTTCGAGCCACTGACAGGGGACTGTTTTTCCCTACGCCCAGCCATGAAGAAGATCCCGATCCGCGCGATCAAAGACGCAGAGAACAGCTTCAATCCGCTGCGCAGCTTCAGCATCCGCGAGCTTGACGAGGTGCTGGCAGGTCGCAGCATGGAGCAGGACCTCCACCGCCACAGCTTCTTCTTCATTCTTGCCGTCAGAACGGGCACCGGCTCCCACGAGATCGACTTCAC
This region of Bacteroidota bacterium genomic DNA includes:
- a CDS encoding nucleotide sugar dehydrogenase encodes the protein MNKYAQALEEKLRSKTARIGVVGLGYVGLPLGVEFATKGFRTVGIDLDRRKTDSLAQGKNYIQDISDAVVADVVKTGMFSAQANFDGSGELDVIYICVPTPFTDNKEPDVSFIKSAAESIAANLRAGQLIILKSTTYPNTTEGLVQPILEATGKKVGDEIFLAFSPERIDPGNQKFNTANTPIVCGGVSADCTKLAVLANEQIIAKVIAVSSPKVAEMEKLLENIFRSVNIALVNELAKLCDRMGGINMWEVVEAAATKPFGFMPFFPGPGIGGHCILIDPYYLSWYARAYDFETNFITLAAETNESMPFYVRDMVIHEVAHLPKSITDVNVLVLGVAFKKDVDDTRHSPALKVIELLLLDGLKNITVNDPFVAKVNVAGTDFASVPFDDKSIKNFDIVLITTDHTQYDYEAIVKNASLVIDTRNATKKITDPKLREKIVLLGSGMTK